Below is a genomic region from Flavobacterium ginsengisoli.
TATTGATGGTACTTATGGTTACATGTTCGCAATTGGGTATTAATTAAAATTAAAAAAATAAAAATTATGTATAAAGCAACATATAACAAAAACGGAGAATACACAGGTTTTTATGTCGAAGGAATTCATGAAAATATTCCAGAACCAAATATTGAATTAACTGAAGAAGAATGGCAACAAGCATTGTCAAAAAATTATAAAGTAATTGCAGGCAAACATTGCCATTCTCCTTTTGTTCAAAATAAAGAAGAGCTTTTAGCAAACTTAAGAACCACTAGAAATGCACTTTTAATGGATAGTGATTGGACTCAAGTAAAAGATTCACCGCTTTCTGAAGAGAAAAAAATGGCATGGAAAAATTATAGACAAAAACTAAGAGATTTAACTGATTTAGAAGATCCAACTATTGTTGTTTGGCCAACACTTCCTTTATAATTC
It encodes:
- a CDS encoding tail fiber assembly protein, which codes for MYKATYNKNGEYTGFYVEGIHENIPEPNIELTEEEWQQALSKNYKVIAGKHCHSPFVQNKEELLANLRTTRNALLMDSDWTQVKDSPLSEEKKMAWKNYRQKLRDLTDLEDPTIVVWPTLPL